A genomic window from Plasmodium malariae genome assembly, chromosome: 10 includes:
- the PmUG01_10018500 gene encoding RAP protein, putative — MFSFKPFPNFTRRIITKTIRRTYSSSTKISVQNEEKKIKNVLLYLEKCILEEKGKNEHLLSFKTKNEQEDKVEQIRRNLLITSYLLKNMQANEQKWLSIFELVSTLCPLDEQTLKKKSIKLKQKNDEKNKEQYASVNHVTEFQNNKAINKISKEYNLLNLYSCYVFSFKTSIDRLLNYLPMYSIHNYILILKHCGNFLNFFFKINNRKNFTKLNYIYIYSYNHNYMNNSIILKNKNEIVVGGKDKLDITYYYEEIYNLKYHEIFVYKIKLISKILNTIKYDLMERDIFCQLAIFFYTKTKNGIIIEKNILDLLYYYVEQLHKNSFIKHVDVQLFFKIINIMYYSKIVSTNVLQHIIGTLKNINLSFCQFCKKEIFQNYLKLLTLVNLNEHNFYIYNFCKYYILNIITRMSKHHSNIYNFFFVSSIIGMFDFSLIALYIKFLRQNKKINLKESLTHKIYYTLLGWDIMLSGFIKNVNKIREEATGFVKINFYTKHIYHTCSNSPSYDLLSLSHEINHLKNIYKSQIYIQKYERKNNRKTKKVSTNYYLNQYSIYQILKKHFNDNVTYEHITDQKILLDIFLKIRKKNYCKNVAVEFNGRTHYNLLVQKEVGNNNVHYTMIENYNTKYKKWLISNLPFSAIYIPYYEWNNFPQAQREKYLMQVLHFEK, encoded by the coding sequence ATGTTCAGCTTCAAGCCGTTCCCTAATTTCACACGCagaataattacaaaaactATTAGGAGGACGTACAGTAGTTCTACAAAAATTTCAGTACAAAACGAAGAgaagaagataaaaaatgtgcttctttatttagaaaaatgtatattagaagaaaagggaaaaaatgaacatttGCTTTCGTTTAAGACGAAGAATGAACAGGAAGATAAGGTAGAGCAAATCCGAAGGAACTTACTAATAACATCTTATCTATTAAAAAACATGCAAGCTAATGAGCAAAAGTGGTTATCCATATTTGAATTAGTTAGTACTTTATGCCCTCTGGATGAACAGACGCTTAAAAAGAAAtcgataaaattaaaacaaaaaaatgacgAAAAGAATAAGGAACAATATGCATCAGTAAACCATGTGACAgaatttcaaaataataaagcaattaataaaattagcaAAGAATACaatcttttaaatttgtaCTCGTGCTATGTTTTTAGCTTTAAGACATCCATAGATCGCCTTTTGAATTACTTACCAATGTATTCAATACATAACTATATCTTAATACTAAAGCACTGTGgaaattttcttaattttttcttcaaaataaataataggaaaaattttactaaactcaactatatatatatatactcgtACAATCacaattatatgaataattcaatcattttaaaaaataagaacgAGATCGTAGTAGGGGGCAAAGACAAATTAGATATCACTTACTACtatgaagaaatatataatttgaagTATCATGAGATATTtgtttacaaaataaaactaattagcaaaatattaaacacaataaaatatgatttaATGGAACGTGATATTTTTTGCCAACtagccatttttttttatacaaaaacaaaaaatgggataataattgaaaaaaacattttagacttgttatattattacgtGGAACAACTACACAAAAATAGCTTCATTAAACATGTTGAtgtacaattattttttaaaattattaacataatgTATTACTCAAAAATTGTAAGTACTAACGTACTCCAACATATTATTGGTacgttaaaaaatatcaacCTCTCTTTTTGccaattttgtaaaaaggaaatatttcaaaattacTTGAAACTATTAACATtagtaaatttaaatgaacataacttttacatttataatttttgcaaatattacattttaaatataattacacGGATGAGTAAACATcattcaaatatttataactttttttttgtctctTCCATTATAGGAATGTTTGATTTTTCGCTAATAGcactatatataaaatttttaagacaaaataaaaaaattaatttgaaAGAATCATTAACACATAAAATTTACTACACGCTGTTAGGTTGGGATATAATGCTCAGCggctttattaaaaatgtaaataaaataagagaaGAAGCAACTGGCTTTGTTaagataaatttttacaCGAAACATATTTATCACACCTGTTCAAATTCCCCCTCATATGACTTGCTCTCGTTGTCACACGAAATAaaccatttaaaaaatatttacaaaagtCAAATATATATCCAAAAATATGAGAGAAAAAACAATAGAAAAACCAAAAAAGTGAGTACAAATTACTATCTTAATCAGTACAGCATTTAccaaattttgaaaaagcaCTTCAATGATAACGTAACTTATGAACATATAACAGaccaaaaaattttacttgaTATATTCTTGAAGAttcgtaaaaaaaattattgtaaaaatgttGCAGTTGAATTTAACGGTAGGACACACTACAATTTGCTAGTTCAAAAAGAAGTTGGCAATAATAATGTACACTACACTATGATAGAAAATTACAatactaaatataaaaaatggcTTATTTCAAATCTTCCCTTCTCAGCAATTTATATTCCATACTATGAGTGGAACAATTTTCCGCAAGCACAGCGGGAAAAATACCTTATGCAGGTACTGCATTTTGAGAAGTAG